The window GACCAACATGACAATCCTTGATCTAAGTAATCTGTTGCGTTATCTAAATAAATATCTTGTTTTAACACAATATGAAGTAAAAATGTCCAAATAGAAAAGTATAATAATATGTTTACCATGCAAAATCATCAGTTATTCTAGTATTATCTACCAACAATACATTTGAATAGTTAGTGAAATTAAGCCACCTGGGCCAATGCTTGAGAAGAGATAGACTCCAATATTCCATCTTGCAAGTCGTTTGGCAGACTTTTCCTAGAATAACATGCTGAAGTCAGAGTGAGGTAACAACCAAAAGAGTGTGGCTACATCATGAAATAGTAGCAAATGAAACATGAAATAACCAACATCTGGGATCCTATAGctcaaaaaataaacaaaatcttAGGTGCACCTACACCCACTCAACCCATATAAATGATGCCATAGTTTATAGTCTAAGGGGCCCAAGTGCCTCGAGTAACAAATCATGTAAACCATAATTTCAGGTTCCATGATACTTTGATTTGGTAATTTGCTATCATGTGATGGCACGGGAAAAATGTCATGCAAACTTTGGCTGTTACCTTATCTGCATCGGTAAATGCACCAGTATCTGGTGAACACAGTACTCCAAGCATCCTGAAGCCTTGAGTAACAAATCAATAGCAACCCTCTTTGAATCTGTTGAGCAAATGATGATCAGGAATCAATATCTTCCAGAGCCCAGGTTTCATATTTATAATTAGCTACCAACAAATTCTATGCAGGAATCAAGATTGTGTTTTGATGTTATCCTCCAATATTATAAAACAAAAGACAAACCTTCTGATACTTTCCTTTCACATGAATCTAGACTATCCTTAGGCACGAGCATTAGGTTCGCCTCCAGTAATGAAAGAATTGCCATCATATGAACGACTGACAGCACTTCATACCAAGCACTCGCAAGACAAGTTTCCTAAGAGAAATTTCAACCTTTTTACTTCAAGAAATTAGATGAAACATACCAGATCAATAAATTCACCAGAATAGAATCATACATGACCATCATCTCCAAGGCTTTTCCACTTAAATTCTACTGATGCCTCAAGCCGGTGTTCTACAAGGTAATCATTTATTTAGTCAGACCGCCTATCAggttaaaaaagaagaaaataatgaaTCAATAAGAGGTTCATACCTGGTTTCAACATACCAAGAAGGACCCGTAGGTATTCTTCGAGGGCTCGCTGGAGTTCTGAAACAGTAGGTACTGATGAAAGATCTAATAATAGTTTAAGTTAGAACGCATGGATCTAAAATCCGGATACAAAGTTGTTGAGAAGATAAGATTAAGATCGTGTACAATTCTCTTCAGTCAGCAACACTATTCGACCCCGAAGCGCAGACAGCTTGTCAAGAAGATCATGAGGTACCAATCCTCTAAGAGGGCGAATGATATCCACAGCCACAGGAACCCGGACCGCTGGGACAAATACCGCAACCTCATGGatgctgatgtgctttttcttcttccttcccaTAGGATACCTTTTCGGAATAGACGAAGTGCAACCCATTCTTCTCGAATGTTGGACAGTGTCTTATCCCAAACATCCTGGCATAGGCATACCATCAAGAAACAACAGAAACAATAAGCTCAATGAAAACAGAATCGAGTGAAAATACAGAAATGTCAAGAATTTTGAAGATAACCGTGAGAAATTGACCATGGATTAAGAACGACTTGGAATTGTGTTTAGAAACCATCTTTCAAAATAAGTGAACATAAAAGGATGGGACGCAACACTAAAATCCAGATATATGCGATTCTTGTAGTTGCTGAAAGAAAGACGAAAATTATAACAGGCATTGCATATAGAATAACGAAAAAGATTCAATCTTTTCAGTTGCAGGCGCTCTGTCTAAGGGTTAGAAAAAACTAAAGTGAAATTTGAAGCAGAGGGACGGAACAAGAAAGACATAGCACAAGAAAACGCTAAAACACAAGAAACTTATCAAAACATGAGATTCTTACAGTTGCCACGATTCAAAAAGTGAAGTAGCAGCGTTAAAGGAAGCTTCGCAAGCGCAGAAAAGCAGGGGAAACACCAGAGGTTCATCAAAAGATGAGATTTTTCAGGTTCCTGGCGGCCATTGGAGGAACCACCAAAACCCCAAGCTAACCGATCAAAATCCACAGTGCAAACATGAAAGAAGGGGGCAAGGAGATGCTGACGAGCGAAAGCAGAGGAAGAAGCTTCCGGGTGATGCGAGCGGAGGGAGGAGGAGATCTCTCTCGGTCTCGGGGGTTCGACATTGAGATCCTTCGCGGTTTTCGAGAGGGGCTCACATGGCGACGGCGGAGGAGCAGCAACCAAGTCGGCAATTCGAAGAATAAATTACAACAAATAGTAGTACTTGGAAGACTTTTATTGCCGCGAAGACGAGAGAGAGATTGGCGCCAGTGGACCGGTCTCTGCCGGTCCGCCAGCCGGTCGGGTTCGCTTGAACCGGTCCAATCGTTCTAATGTTCTTgatcat of the Musa acuminata AAA Group cultivar baxijiao chromosome BXJ2-10, Cavendish_Baxijiao_AAA, whole genome shotgun sequence genome contains:
- the LOC135624701 gene encoding uncharacterized protein LOC135624701 isoform X1; the protein is MGCTSSIPKRYPMGRKKKKHISIHEVAVFVPAVRVPVAVDIIRPLRGLVPHDLLDKLSALRGRIVLLTEENYLSSVPTVSELQRALEEYLRVLLGMLKPEHRLEASVEFKWKSLGDDGHETCLASAWYEVLSVVHMMAILSLLEANLMLVPKDSLDSCERKVSEDSKRVAIDLLLKASGCLEYCVHQILVHLPMQIRKSLPNDLQDGILESISSQALAQGVEMQLGLAIESEKATLSVKRRLACEEVSYFSEAHNWLSGCDTSDAYGKKLLLYIKWKYLEAKAAAYYYHGLIVDKGSELSNHVSAVCCLFAADELLIASKRASLSFCLAAPVTRVPPTWGVMKHLHKKIPEVVSKKSQMYGYLFEQDKNEAFQALPDLPEFPLSLRPDDYELPEIDAAWNSQNCQPQIQTLKAHLKDDEEDVGSH
- the LOC135624701 gene encoding uncharacterized protein LOC135624701 isoform X2, which codes for MGCTSSIPKRYPMGRKKKKHISIHEVAVFVPAVRVPVAVDIIRPLRGLVPHDLLDKLSALRGRIVLLTEENYLSSVPTVSELQRALEEYLRVLLGMLKPEHRLEASVEFKWKSLGDDGHETCLASAWYEVLSVVHMMAILSLLEANLMLVPKDSLDSCERKVSEDSKRVAIDLLLKASGCLEYCVHQILVHLPMQIRKSLPNDLQDGILESISSQALAQGVEMQLGLAIESEKATLSVKRRLACEEVSYFSEAHNWLSGCDTSDAYGKKLLLYIKWKYLEAKAAAYYYHGLIVDKGSELSNHVSAVCCLFAADELLIASKRASLSFCLAAPVTRVPPTWGVMKHLHKKIPEVVSKKSQMAFQALPDLPEFPLSLRPDDYELPEIDAAWNSQNCQPQIQTLKAHLKDDEEDVGSH